GCACCAATAAATAAGAAACCTTCTGCTAAGGTATGCTTTTTCTTGgctatcattttattataatggGCTTGCTTGTAAACACTCTTTCCCATCTCTTCATCCTTCTTCCCTCCCTTTCTCCCAATTTCAGCAAAGTATGGGaatttgttttaagttttatatcTGCAATTTCATACTGCTAACCAATGCATGTAAATACAGGCTTTGCAGGATGACAGTGAAAGAAGGAAGAGACTGAACCTTCTTAAATATGAAGCTGTATGATACCTTTCTTCAAATCGGTATTTCTCATGGTTAATTGGTTGTTGATGTGATGTCAATGCCTGAAATTGGGATCTTTCTGTTCAGTTCTAGCtccattatttcttttaaagttaGATTCTCTttacatttgaaatataaattgttTGTAGTTATCTAACTAACTTTGAAAAAACTGATTAATAAATGAACATATTGTATAAATATGTGCAAGGGCGGACTGGTTTCTCTCCTTTTGGTTCTAGGCCTatgatttcattatatttaaatCTGTAACTTTAATCTTGTGAGCTGAATGAGCTGATGCTCACCATGTGAATGTATTTTGGTTAAAGGTTGTTCATATTTTTCTGTTGGCAAATGGCATTTCAAGAGATGTCTGTTTTCAAATGAAGCTGCAAATTTGGTTACCTAAGCTTCTGTTTTGAAACCAATATTTCTCCAATTGGATCTCCAAGTAACCAGGATAGGACCTAAGGGATTCAGTTTTATGTTAAAGTCAGTAATAGAACTAAGGGTTCGCAGACTGGGTATGTTCCaggatgcttttatttttatatttatatttgttggtTTTGAAAACTACTGTTGGAGTCCTACCTATCTGCTTAACTTTTAGTGGAGCTAGTTTGATCAAGCTGTCTTGTATTTGGATTTTCTGATGTGTTACTTTCATTATTAGAACATTGAGTTTGCTTCTTGTTATAGCAATGTTCCTGTTATGTTTGATTTACATGCCTTGCATGCGAGGTACGTGTTAGATTCTGTAGTCTTAGGCTCTTATCTCTCAGCTTGAACTTTTAGGTTGTGTTATTACCTAAAAGCTAGCTTCTGCAACATAGTACCACAAAAGCTGTTTACGATGCTGATTTTCGTACTTTGATCTTGCAGCTGAAGAGGGAACTGATGCTCTTGTCAGTTGGCATTGGAACTGCCTGGAGTGGGTATTGTTTGATAACGCTCTCAGTCCAGGTAATATCTCACAGAAAAGTAAAGCACCAgtatttcaagtttaaaaaatgttttatatcAGACCTTTCTCTAGCCTCTTTAACGGAAGTATGGATTAGAAATGAATATGAGGATTTGGTGACAATGGTTCAAACctactttttattatatttttatatattttcagtaTTTGACTTTACAAATTGCAACAGAGTaggcaaattttttttttcttccctaCTCTATTGGAaggattcacttttttttttttttttttaaatgtaaagtAAGATATTCAtgaaatattgtaaattttgggCTTACATAGAAATGACCTTGTTAATTTTACAGGCGGCTTTAGCTATGTGGTTGGAGTTCTTTTCAGGTAAGctgatgtttttatttttcatatatttatttatggtgTTTTTTGATGGGAAacataaaactttttattaaaaagaaaaacattacAGAAAGTGAACAAGGAGTCCACAAAGAAAGAACCCCTAAAGATCACAAAAAGTCTATACAGTTCAATGCTGATAATATGACCAAATAATTATAGGATCTATATGACTAAATGATCtcataacaaaaacaaatccaAAGCACTGAGCTAAGTGAACACCGCTTCCAGTTTAGacaaatgaagaagaaagaagaatctCGAAATTCCTTTCTAATGACGCCCAAAGAAAAGCTAGTAATCCTACTCTTTCCCACAAAAAGATGATGTCTTCCTCAGAATCTTCAAAGCGTccttcaatttctttcaaGCCAATTCACCAAATAAGTGGACATAACTGAACATTTCTGTAACACTCTAGCTTCTCCCACCCCCCACCACCCCTCCTCCCAAAAGCATAAATAATCTCTGAAAGCTGAAAAATGCTAGAAGCTGGAATAACTTAAGAAATTCTAGCTGCCTGAAAAAATGACCACCATTGTGACAATGCAAAAACAGATGATTTGTACTTTTGCCATTTCTTTGCCCCAGATAAGCACACATTAGGATTCGTCTTTGAATAATATAGTTTACCTGAAGCCAAGGACCAGACAGAAAGTGGAACTTTTATTAGGGTCTTTAGCATTCCGAATCACTGGGTAAGTTGATCTATTTTCACTAAGGTTAATatctgttttttatttttttagaagaagGTTAATATCTGTTAAATTAATATGTTGGTGAGTCGGTTGTCAAATTGTAAGCTCGGTGCTGAGTCCTAGTTTTTGAGCTATGATTCAAATGAAAGGTCTATGAATAATAGCAATAGTAAATAGTGCAATCAGTTATCTAAAAGAATGGTAGATTCTGCTGCCAATAATACCAATATACCTGGTGATTTGGACGGAACTTTTTGATCCAACCTTTTACCTGccaataatgtaaaaataagtgTATAGAGATATTATAATGCAAGGAAGCCATGATAATGTAAGATGTAAAGTTTCCACCAAAAATTACTGTTAGTCGTCCACAGGATTTTTTGGCCTAAAAAATCAATAGCTGGAGAAATGGTCCATGGGGATAGATATCTTCTATAAAGTATTCTCAACTTAGTAGACTCCCTTGAGTGTTTTCTTTGTGGAGGAGTTATCTTTATTTGGTCTAATTGGGACTCCAAAGCGCTcaaagaatttaaagatataaCTCATTTTCTAGTTTAGGGAAGCGAAAAACTCCGAGAACTCGAGCAGTGCTTTTAGCAACTTTTTTGAcagaaaactgaaaaaaaggTTTATTAACAGCAGGAGACCATCTGTTCTTATTACTGATCCTAATTCTGGTAGTTTAACAAACCTCATTTCCAGTGCAGTTGCTTGTACCTTCAGCTCTTATTCCAACATGCAGACCGTCTGTCCAAGGAAATGGTTCCTCAGATTTTCATGCAAAAGAAGTCCAAGGAGTACAGATTAAATCTTCtgcccccctttttttttaaatttaatggcaTCTTTGTAGCTAAGTTGTTTTCTGTCTCCTCCTTGCATAagcaaacatttctttttctttggtaGAATTGGAATAAGAAGCGAGGACCTTAAGTACTTCTTAGAGAGATCATTCAAGGGAAGTAGCCTTGCTCTTTCATCTCCAAGGCTTGTAATCCCGGCTACAATATATGGTTTGTGGGTTCTGTCTCATCGGTATTTTGCCAATGCCTTCTTTGATTTCCAGGtagcaatt
This window of the Citrus sinensis cultivar Valencia sweet orange chromosome 8, DVS_A1.0, whole genome shotgun sequence genome carries:
- the LOC127899071 gene encoding uncharacterized protein LOC127899071; amino-acid sequence: MVPQIFMQKKSKEIGIRSEDLKYFLERSFKGSSLALSSPRLVIPATIYGLWVLSHRYFANAFFDFQIVAAMFGMLVYKAAALVQVYRDNEDLQLVFPENEETSSD